The following are encoded in a window of Mycoplasma anserisalpingitidis genomic DNA:
- a CDS encoding SPFH domain-containing protein, protein MNPTYTALLVLVIVIILLILLALSLSIKIVPQTSFYVIERFGVYKKVWNSGIHVKIPFIDRVALKGNYKEKVSDYEPQDVITKDNVLITVDTVVFYQITDAKLYTYGAENPNLALEKLSATTLRNLLGELDLDHTLTSREIVNNKLTSILDEASDAWGIKVNRVEVKNITPPKDVQKAMEKQMQAEREKRANILEAEGRKEASIKIAEGRSKALILEAEAHKEAKILKAQAEREAIELITSAKITPEYLKYQSIEGLKNLADGNATKIIIPPNLADIASTMSVTAEMFNDSKVEKVEK, encoded by the coding sequence ATGAATCCAACATATACAGCATTATTAGTTTTAGTGATAGTTATTATTCTTTTAATTCTATTAGCATTATCACTTTCAATTAAAATCGTTCCACAAACTTCGTTCTATGTTATCGAAAGATTTGGAGTTTACAAAAAAGTTTGAAATAGTGGAATTCATGTAAAAATTCCTTTCATTGACAGAGTAGCTTTGAAAGGAAACTATAAGGAAAAAGTATCTGATTATGAACCTCAAGATGTTATTACAAAAGATAACGTTTTAATTACTGTTGATACAGTAGTTTTCTACCAAATTACAGATGCTAAATTATATACATATGGAGCCGAAAACCCTAATTTAGCTCTTGAAAAATTATCTGCAACAACACTTAGAAACTTACTTGGTGAATTAGATTTAGACCACACCCTTACTTCAAGAGAAATTGTTAATAATAAATTGACTTCTATTCTTGATGAAGCTTCTGATGCATGAGGAATCAAAGTAAATAGAGTTGAAGTTAAGAATATTACTCCACCAAAAGATGTTCAAAAAGCAATGGAAAAACAAATGCAAGCTGAACGTGAAAAAAGAGCAAACATTCTTGAAGCTGAAGGGCGCAAAGAAGCAAGTATTAAAATTGCCGAGGGTAGAAGTAAAGCTTTAATTCTTGAAGCTGAAGCTCATAAAGAAGCTAAAATTCTTAAAGCCCAAGCTGAAAGGGAAGCAATTGAACTTATTACTTCAGCAAAAATTACACCTGAATATCTTAAATACCAATCAATTGAAGGATTAAAAAATCTTGCAGATGGAAATGCAACAAAAATCATTATTCCACCTAATCTTGCAGACATTGCTTCAACTATGAGTGTAACAGCCGAAATGTTTAATGATTCTAAAGTTGAAAAAGTTGAAAAATAA
- a CDS encoding MAGa7180 family putative nuclease: MNRKYYNGREYVLDEEEQVIILSPDFFQQLKNKNNKFKSYKKIGGSTVADVLEVTAFSSQFSAFCHIARLKMDVLQKKYIYAGTILEPKIFDVLRTTFKGLDIENYSAKDYNYDYFAGKDEVISGVPDGYIPSKNMILEIKTTGAKNYETWNKKNANGIYENVPANYRKQAQLYSYLMGADKYSIVAAFLEDDKGDYENPESVDLNQRRIANYTFMVNESETKDDINKVKEWYYFYTNSIVSPKYNLIKDKMQVDYLRCKNEQEWEELLNKWKQEGKADLDFIG; encoded by the coding sequence TTGAATAGAAAATATTACAACGGAAGAGAATATGTTTTAGACGAAGAAGAACAGGTAATAATTTTATCACCTGACTTTTTTCAACAACTTAAAAATAAAAACAACAAATTTAAGTCATACAAGAAAATTGGTGGTAGTACAGTAGCTGATGTTTTAGAGGTTACTGCTTTTAGTTCACAGTTTAGCGCTTTTTGTCATATAGCAAGATTAAAAATGGATGTACTACAAAAAAAATATATCTATGCTGGTACAATTCTAGAACCAAAAATATTTGATGTACTTAGAACAACATTTAAAGGTTTAGATATTGAAAATTACAGTGCTAAAGATTACAATTATGACTATTTTGCAGGTAAGGATGAAGTTATTAGTGGAGTTCCTGACGGTTATATTCCATCAAAAAATATGATTTTAGAAATCAAAACCACTGGGGCAAAAAACTATGAAACTTGAAATAAAAAAAATGCCAATGGAATTTATGAAAATGTTCCAGCAAACTACCGTAAGCAAGCTCAACTTTATTCATATTTGATGGGTGCTGATAAATATAGTATTGTGGCTGCATTTTTAGAAGATGATAAAGGTGATTATGAAAACCCAGAAAGTGTTGATTTAAACCAAAGAAGAATTGCAAATTATACTTTTATGGTAAATGAATCCGAAACAAAAGACGATATAAATAAAGTTAAAGAATGATACTATTTTTATACAAATAGTATTGTTTCACCGAAGTATAACTTAATTAAAGATAAAATGCAAGTTGATTATTTACGTTGTAAAAATGAACAAGAATGAGAAGAATTACTAAACAAGTGAAAACAAGAGGGTAAGGCTGATTTGGATTTTATAGGATAA
- a CDS encoding phosphatidylinositol-specific phospholipase C domain-containing protein: MKHKKSILTLIPISLLTPLIASSVIVEQNVSYTDANDTHSYYYNSTKLNLNDWMSSVPGWKKLGDLSIPGTHDSGMFDGTGPAYFFGRAWAKTQSLNWSQQLKQGIRFFDIRVNDEMWIKHGSAFANGQSLSTFLNAMVDFLKQHPKETIIFRVKDEDISTPSSPNLDFVRKMRERFESILSNEKYLPYMFKNTEKRLDLNPTLDELRGKIFVYNHMHHNISQDIRFGTLWNSPFNKMSAQDFYDFEEDIKFEFIKEFIQSAEKQKSGNNIYMNFVSRAAGKRIWDTSSPMNKKVLNYLNTEAKDFNKLGVLIFDYPGDSLVHRVVKSNYYISDEEISRGVLGNNNTTFNINYAYDYTNKINFSSDFSQNTYVDLYIDGVLKLKKYSVSTNSKTITLPNFEKLVYGQKIKIESYKLIQGNIYYPERKYNVIISEKIVQPYPPYISTIETTKSKIIDALNNIEDSSIKNKIRELVQQLYLSKLEDLYTRKIANLENINLVSTIGAESNKLLNDMSSVSSLLNKVEIFNGSLSLINKTFNDQIIEQIKQNTEIILKNINTIVQNSFDFTKSNITLEKLNNEFEFNKEFFSIFKKINSNWINIEEFFKTNNPFDWLDYSNIFTSLKNKQSEIINHFNTSLSDKNVSNLESNGFILNNKIKSELDHFRNVILVYEKDKIPKLFNNQVKWIQKLFNKYANSLTLDVGVLGTKIGNLVLVKEKIDNVFVKYDELIEQSWFNNVDQELINKLKIDYSGLSELFNESYLEENAINPDYISNKIIILNETIDSIYQKNLEFEDFKRKVMSDLRLNNGIIKYIKGNYLVKLEKTRTVEEINSLISECNTLNAQKLGLLNNYNLTGFKASELIKNELLLSVSETKLNQALLEKAKKMEDLIIELKSLPQRWLKVLGLKQFEEIIIEPYNVDQKIKNDYQKSIKLVVKSINNLSEIGTNEELTEIINQYKNSEGEFVKYDYFDKKLETTRNILNISNISKKQKDVYSANLNNISYINDLVLFENKINNSKIKVQKLNDVPIYNENSELSVKLINLKDQIIDDLEYDDFYNIVLTPLNEVITELRNKVNSTNNIKTSWNYKNADSSLKKEFESSLENSSLLVNEIDINLINNQLKMLNNSINNLNGDFRFNELLNQVLNIVNNETILNNSTRNDIIKVAKEYQDINELSYYRSKVEKFINNLNKLREIKDNSLKVLSDYNYIDADDENKNEYNLIITEIDSILSNQNNFDDEYFNDIIQKYNKSHLKLNGNVKLILFKREKNEYLTKNNITLFIDVIEKFKTELNSKDIDNLTSANSKWNEIYNKVNIISSINQTLSEFNTKYMTDTFKDNFVNKINAEYNVEELDKIYNELLEVKEKFDELIYEIEYDKDFKNTQDYDKLNQKEKEKYEIVLTNSIEYLKTNFNADNLVMYINNLRNSRIHVPNIIPIIPLKPAKPIEKLTYIYFVFKEINEGNNQVIEHIIGDVIEINSNDFENFDYKQFIPEGFELSEQVYIIKGQKNNIYLNLRITVNEPAVSEPSYPVIPVKPDKEESLNENVNGDNNVDVEVPENEETFDPVIPEIPENSENSNGNINADNDGDAENPENNNESENNDLSTPETPINPDNEDQNDKIEEPNDDIETPSKDSDSESSLERPSTSEDSEENNTPETPVDSDETNKNDGNIDSEMPSISENIESNKVKIIVGIVAGFVSLLFISVSTFLGVKNGWFTNLLRKFKK, from the coding sequence GAAGATATAAGTACACCAAGCAGTCCTAATCTAGATTTTGTTAGAAAAATGAGAGAACGTTTTGAATCTATTTTGTCTAATGAAAAATATCTTCCTTATATGTTTAAAAATACTGAAAAAAGATTAGATCTTAATCCAACATTAGATGAATTAAGGGGGAAAATCTTTGTTTATAATCATATGCATCATAATATTTCACAGGATATTAGATTTGGAACATTGTGAAATAGTCCATTTAACAAAATGTCTGCTCAGGATTTTTATGATTTTGAAGAAGATATAAAATTCGAATTTATAAAGGAATTTATTCAAAGTGCTGAAAAGCAAAAAAGTGGCAATAATATTTATATGAATTTTGTAAGTCGTGCTGCGGGTAAAAGAATTTGAGATACTTCAAGTCCAATGAATAAAAAAGTTTTAAACTATTTAAATACCGAAGCAAAAGATTTTAATAAACTAGGAGTATTAATTTTTGACTACCCAGGAGATTCACTAGTTCATAGAGTTGTGAAATCTAATTATTACATTAGTGATGAAGAAATTTCAAGAGGTGTTTTAGGAAATAACAACACAACTTTTAATATAAATTATGCTTATGATTATACTAATAAAATAAATTTTAGCTCCGATTTTAGTCAAAATACTTATGTTGATTTATATATTGATGGTGTATTAAAACTAAAGAAGTATAGTGTATCAACTAACTCTAAAACAATCACTTTACCTAATTTTGAAAAATTGGTTTATGGTCAAAAAATTAAGATTGAATCGTATAAATTGATACAAGGAAATATTTATTATCCTGAACGCAAGTATAATGTAATAATTTCTGAGAAAATAGTTCAACCATATCCACCCTATATTTCGACAATCGAGACAACTAAAAGTAAAATTATCGATGCTCTTAATAATATCGAAGATTCAAGTATCAAAAATAAAATTAGAGAACTTGTTCAACAACTTTATCTATCTAAATTGGAAGATTTGTATACTAGAAAAATAGCTAATCTTGAAAATATTAATTTAGTAAGCACTATTGGAGCTGAGTCAAATAAATTATTAAATGATATGAGTTCAGTTTCGAGTTTATTGAATAAAGTTGAAATATTTAATGGAAGTTTAAGTTTAATTAATAAAACATTTAATGATCAAATAATAGAACAAATCAAACAAAATACTGAAATTATATTAAAAAATATAAATACGATAGTTCAAAATTCTTTTGACTTTACTAAGTCAAATATTACTTTAGAAAAGTTAAATAATGAATTTGAATTCAATAAAGAGTTTTTTAGCATATTCAAGAAAATTAATAGTAATTGAATAAATATAGAAGAATTTTTTAAAACTAATAACCCTTTCGATTGACTAGATTATTCAAATATTTTTACTTCACTTAAAAACAAACAAAGTGAAATAATTAACCACTTTAATACATCCTTAAGTGATAAAAATGTTTCAAATTTAGAGTCGAATGGCTTTATATTAAATAATAAAATTAAATCTGAATTAGATCATTTTAGAAATGTCATTTTAGTATATGAAAAAGATAAAATTCCTAAACTTTTTAATAATCAAGTAAAGTGAATTCAAAAACTTTTTAATAAATATGCAAACAGCTTAACCTTAGATGTAGGCGTTTTAGGAACAAAAATTGGTAATTTAGTGCTTGTAAAAGAAAAAATCGATAATGTATTTGTTAAATATGATGAGTTGATTGAACAAAGTTGATTTAATAATGTTGATCAAGAATTAATTAATAAATTGAAAATAGATTATTCTGGCTTGAGTGAATTATTTAATGAAAGTTATTTAGAGGAAAATGCTATTAATCCTGATTATATATCTAATAAAATTATTATTTTAAACGAAACTATAGATTCGATTTACCAAAAAAATCTTGAATTCGAAGACTTTAAAAGAAAAGTTATGTCTGATTTAAGGTTAAATAATGGTATTATTAAATATATCAAAGGAAATTATTTAGTTAAACTTGAAAAAACAAGAACTGTTGAAGAAATTAATTCATTAATTAGTGAATGTAATACTTTAAATGCACAAAAATTAGGGTTGTTAAATAACTATAATTTAACTGGTTTTAAAGCTAGTGAATTAATTAAGAATGAACTTTTATTAAGTGTTTCTGAAACTAAATTAAATCAAGCATTACTTGAAAAAGCCAAAAAAATGGAAGATTTAATAATTGAACTCAAATCATTACCACAAAGATGATTAAAAGTTTTGGGCTTAAAACAATTTGAAGAAATAATCATAGAACCATATAATGTTGATCAAAAAATTAAAAATGATTATCAAAAATCAATTAAATTAGTAGTAAAATCAATTAATAATCTTTCTGAAATTGGTACAAATGAAGAATTAACTGAAATAATCAACCAGTATAAGAATTCTGAGGGTGAATTTGTAAAATATGACTATTTTGATAAAAAATTGGAAACGACAAGAAATATTTTAAACATTTCAAATATTAGTAAAAAACAAAAAGATGTATATTCAGCAAATTTAAATAATATTTCATATATAAATGATTTAGTTTTATTTGAAAATAAAATTAATAATTCTAAAATTAAAGTTCAAAAATTAAACGACGTTCCAATTTACAATGAAAATTCTGAATTGAGTGTTAAATTAATTAACTTAAAAGATCAAATAATTGATGATTTAGAGTATGATGATTTCTATAATATTGTTTTAACACCGCTTAATGAAGTTATAACAGAATTAAGAAATAAAGTTAATAGTACGAATAACATCAAAACAAGCTGGAATTATAAAAATGCTGATTCATCTCTTAAAAAAGAGTTTGAATCTAGTCTAGAAAATTCATCCTTATTAGTAAATGAAATTGATATTAACTTAATCAATAACCAACTTAAAATGTTGAATAATTCAATTAATAATCTTAATGGTGATTTTCGTTTCAATGAATTATTAAATCAAGTTTTAAATATTGTTAATAATGAAACCATTTTAAATAATTCAACTCGTAATGATATTATTAAAGTTGCAAAAGAATACCAAGATATTAATGAACTCAGTTATTATAGAAGCAAAGTCGAAAAATTCATAAATAACCTTAATAAATTGAGAGAAATTAAAGATAATAGCTTAAAAGTATTGTCTGATTACAATTATATTGATGCTGATGATGAAAATAAAAATGAATACAATTTAATAATCACAGAAATTGATTCAATTTTAAGTAACCAAAATAATTTTGATGATGAATATTTTAACGACATAATCCAGAAATATAACAAAAGTCATTTGAAATTAAATGGAAATGTTAAATTAATTTTATTTAAGAGAGAAAAAAATGAATATTTAACAAAAAATAACATTACATTATTCATTGATGTGATTGAAAAATTCAAAACAGAATTAAACTCTAAAGATATAGATAATTTAACATCTGCTAATAGTAAATGAAATGAAATTTACAATAAGGTTAACATAATAAGTAGTATTAATCAAACATTAAGTGAATTCAACACAAAATATATGACTGATACTTTTAAGGATAATTTTGTTAATAAAATTAATGCAGAGTATAATGTTGAAGAATTAGATAAAATCTATAATGAATTATTAGAAGTAAAGGAAAAATTTGATGAATTAATTTACGAAATTGAATATGATAAAGATTTTAAAAACACTCAAGATTATGATAAATTAAATCAAAAAGAAAAAGAGAAATACGAAATTGTCTTAACAAATTCTATAGAATATCTTAAAACTAATTTTAACGCTGATAACTTGGTAATGTATATAAATAATTTAAGAAATTCTAGAATTCATGTTCCAAATATTATTCCTATAATTCCGTTAAAACCTGCTAAACCAATCGAAAAATTAACCTATATTTATTTTGTTTTCAAAGAAATAAACGAAGGAAATAATCAAGTAATTGAACATATAATTGGTGATGTTATTGAAATCAATTCGAATGATTTTGAAAATTTTGATTATAAACAGTTTATTCCGGAAGGTTTTGAGCTAAGTGAACAAGTTTATATAATTAAAGGACAAAAAAATAATATTTATTTGAATTTGCGTATTACAGTAAATGAACCTGCGGTTAGTGAACCAAGCTACCCAGTTATTCCTGTTAAACCAGATAAAGAAGAAAGTTTGAACGAGAATGTAAATGGTGATAATAATGTTGACGTTGAAGTGCCTGAAAATGAAGAAACTTTCGATCCAGTTATTCCTGAAATTCCAGAGAATTCTGAAAATTCTAATGGAAATATAAACGCTGATAATGATGGGGATGCCGAAAATCCCGAAAACAATAATGAATCAGAAAATAATGATTTATCTACTCCGGAAACACCAATAAATCCTGATAATGAAGATCAAAACGATAAAATAGAAGAACCTAATGATGATATTGAAACACCTTCTAAGGATTCTGACAGTGAAAGTTCATTGGAGCGACCTTCAACATCTGAAGATTCAGAAGAAAACAATACTCCAGAAACACCGGTTGATTCTGATGAAACAAATAAAAACGACGGAAATATCGATTCTGAAATGCCTTCAATTTCTGAAAATATTGAGAGTAATAAAGTAAAAATTATAGTTGGTATTGTTGCAGGATTTGTAAGCTTATTATTCATTTCTGTTTCTACATTTTTAGGAGTTAAGAATGGATGATTTACAAACTTATTAAGAAAATTTAAAAAATAG
- a CDS encoding thymidine kinase: MFLKYPDGTLEVITGPMFAGKTEELLKRINILSIAKINTLIIKPRFDTRFSFDNIVSRNGKFVKAINIEKPSEILEHFDKSFKSVAIDEVHFFDDEIIDVINKLTNNGVRVIVSGLDMDYMMRPFGVVPKLLAIADEVSKLKSVCVVCHSAAAFSFRKDNSTEIRLLGDNEYEARCRHCHVLGTKIKKGRL; the protein is encoded by the coding sequence ATGTTTTTGAAATATCCTGATGGAACTTTGGAAGTAATTACTGGCCCTATGTTTGCTGGTAAAACAGAAGAATTATTAAAACGAATAAATATTCTAAGTATTGCTAAAATTAATACATTAATTATAAAACCTAGATTTGATACAAGGTTTTCTTTTGACAATATTGTAAGTAGAAATGGTAAATTTGTAAAAGCTATAAATATTGAAAAACCTAGTGAAATTTTGGAGCACTTTGACAAATCATTCAAATCTGTAGCAATTGACGAAGTTCACTTTTTTGATGATGAAATCATAGACGTTATAAATAAACTTACAAATAATGGTGTAAGAGTTATTGTTAGTGGTCTAGATATGGATTACATGATGAGACCATTTGGTGTTGTTCCTAAATTATTAGCTATCGCCGATGAGGTTTCAAAATTAAAATCTGTTTGTGTTGTTTGTCACTCTGCTGCTGCATTTTCTTTTAGAAAAGATAATTCAACAGAAATTAGATTACTAGGCGATAATGAATATGAAGCTCGTTGCAGACATTGCCATGTTTTAGGTACAAAAATAAAAAAAGGAAGATTATAA
- the whiA gene encoding DNA-binding protein WhiA has translation MKKEFSFAQEIKLEIIDNQKLPKNIKSFIKGFIFSGAKIIDDEYVCIIRNKIYLEKIINLLKIIKIEFTVQNTKLSINKKYFKNESINYPSSYFAGVFFSSGSCFNKNSTSYHLEFSCYYEKNMNVLIEKLNSYDFDFHILNRNNKFTAYIKKIDKICEFLLAIDAKKAYFSLQDVKIERDLENTINRVNNIDFSNLTKVAKSSINHIKMINFIFENNLEGYFNQNQLVFFNIKLEHPELSLQNISEILENEYNIFISKGGLNHWINKLKSVYDNYK, from the coding sequence ATGAAAAAAGAATTCAGCTTTGCACAAGAGATTAAACTTGAAATAATTGACAATCAAAAATTGCCTAAAAATATCAAATCTTTTATCAAAGGATTTATATTCTCAGGTGCAAAAATCATTGATGATGAGTACGTTTGTATAATTAGAAATAAAATATATTTAGAAAAAATAATAAATTTACTAAAGATTATTAAAATAGAATTTACTGTTCAAAATACTAAATTATCAATTAATAAAAAATATTTTAAAAATGAGTCAATCAATTATCCTTCGAGTTATTTTGCTGGCGTTTTCTTTTCTAGTGGAAGTTGTTTTAATAAAAACAGCACTTCTTATCATTTAGAATTTAGTTGTTATTACGAAAAAAATATGAACGTTTTAATTGAAAAACTAAATTCATATGATTTTGATTTTCATATTTTAAATAGAAACAATAAATTTACTGCATATATCAAAAAAATTGACAAAATTTGTGAGTTTTTACTTGCTATTGATGCGAAAAAAGCATATTTTTCTCTTCAAGATGTAAAAATTGAACGTGATTTAGAAAATACAATTAATAGAGTTAATAATATCGATTTCTCAAATTTGACTAAAGTAGCTAAATCTTCAATAAATCATATTAAAATGATTAATTTCATTTTTGAAAATAATTTAGAAGGTTATTTTAATCAAAATCAATTAGTTTTCTTTAATATAAAATTAGAACACCCTGAACTCTCATTGCAAAATATTTCTGAAATATTAGAAAATGAATATAACATATTTATCTCCAAAGGTGGACTAAACCATTGAATTAACAAACTTAAATCTGTTTATGATAATTATAAATAA
- a CDS encoding NfeD family protein — protein MNEIMIITIVIWSTIILVSLIVELTTFGIYSSLITISAIPSLFISIFVKGSIVSTILEVLLFIVIGTILIVLFYFFGKKFIKTKYKGPILELIGHQTDLLVDAHREPKTVEEYGKVYIGGKTFRTLPVENIDFIKQGTKVEIIKIEGNTLYIKPVKGE, from the coding sequence ATGAATGAAATTATGATAATAACAATAGTTATCTGGTCTACAATAATTCTAGTTTCATTGATAGTTGAATTAACAACTTTTGGAATTTATAGTAGCTTAATAACTATTTCAGCAATTCCTTCATTATTTATATCTATTTTTGTAAAAGGAAGTATAGTTAGCACAATTTTAGAAGTTCTTTTATTTATTGTGATTGGAACTATTTTGATAGTTTTATTCTATTTCTTTGGTAAAAAGTTTATTAAAACAAAATATAAAGGACCAATTCTTGAATTAATTGGACATCAAACCGATTTATTAGTCGATGCTCACAGAGAGCCTAAAACGGTTGAAGAATACGGAAAAGTTTATATAGGTGGAAAAACTTTTAGAACTTTACCAGTCGAAAATATTGATTTTATTAAGCAAGGAACAAAGGTTGAAATTATAAAAATTGAAGGAAATACTTTATATATTAAACCAGTTAAAGGAGAGTAA
- a CDS encoding glycine--tRNA ligase, whose product MLNNKKNMQEIVNHLKNSGFVYQGSEIYGGLSNTWDYGPLGSLLKDNIENSWKKEFIFKEKQNYLIDSKILMNPQVWVVSGHVSNFNDPLIENKVNGKRYRADKLIEEFDPTINAEIMSFEQMKNFLVENVKKYEGSETNWSDIRTFNLMFETKQGVTEDSKSKVYLRPETAQGIFVNFKNVQRTTRSKLPMGVGQVGKSFRNEVTPGNFIFRTREFEQMELEVFCSPKQATETFDYYVNKCYEFAQKLGIRRESLRIRPHEKDELSHYSTATSDIEFTFPFGWGELLGIANRTNYDLSSHMNATGESLEYLDPVTNQKFIPYVIEPSIGLDRLMLAIIIDSYVEEELENDSRIVLKLAKEIAPYKFAVLPLVKKLSDKATEIYEKLIDLNVSVTYDEAGSIGKRYRRQDSIGTYYCLTVDYDTLEDNCVTLRNRDTMEQIRINIEDLHKYI is encoded by the coding sequence ATGTTAAATAATAAGAAAAATATGCAAGAAATTGTAAATCATTTAAAGAATTCGGGTTTTGTTTACCAAGGAAGTGAAATTTATGGAGGACTTTCAAATACTTGAGATTATGGACCATTAGGTTCACTTTTAAAAGATAATATTGAAAATTCTTGAAAGAAAGAATTTATCTTCAAAGAGAAACAAAATTACTTAATTGATTCAAAAATTTTAATGAACCCACAAGTTTGAGTAGTTAGCGGACATGTAAGCAATTTCAATGACCCATTAATTGAAAATAAGGTTAATGGAAAGAGATATCGTGCAGATAAATTGATTGAAGAATTCGATCCAACTATAAATGCTGAAATTATGAGTTTTGAACAAATGAAAAACTTTTTAGTAGAAAATGTGAAAAAATATGAAGGAAGTGAAACGAATTGAAGTGATATTAGAACCTTCAATTTAATGTTTGAAACCAAACAAGGTGTTACTGAGGATTCTAAGTCTAAAGTTTATTTAAGACCGGAAACAGCTCAAGGGATTTTTGTTAATTTTAAAAATGTTCAAAGAACTACAAGAAGTAAACTACCTATGGGAGTTGGACAAGTTGGTAAAAGTTTTAGAAATGAAGTTACACCAGGAAACTTTATTTTTAGAACTAGAGAATTTGAACAAATGGAACTAGAAGTATTTTGTTCACCTAAGCAAGCAACGGAAACATTTGATTACTATGTAAATAAATGCTATGAATTTGCTCAAAAACTTGGAATTAGAAGAGAGAGTTTAAGAATTAGACCTCATGAAAAAGATGAACTTTCGCATTATTCAACCGCGACTAGTGACATCGAATTTACTTTCCCATTTGGATGAGGTGAGCTATTAGGAATTGCTAATAGAACAAATTATGATTTATCTAGCCACATGAATGCTACTGGAGAAAGTTTAGAATATCTTGATCCAGTAACAAATCAAAAATTTATTCCTTATGTTATAGAACCAAGTATTGGACTAGATAGATTAATGCTTGCTATTATCATTGACTCTTATGTTGAAGAAGAACTTGAAAATGACAGTAGAATAGTTTTAAAATTAGCTAAAGAAATTGCACCATATAAATTTGCCGTTTTACCACTTGTTAAGAAACTTTCGGATAAAGCTACAGAAATTTATGAAAAATTGATTGATTTAAATGTTTCTGTAACTTATGATGAGGCTGGTTCAATTGGTAAAAGATACCGTAGACAAGATTCTATTGGTACATATTACTGTTTAACTGTTGATTATGACACTTTAGAAGATAATTGTGTAACTTTAAGAAATAGGGACACAATGGAACAAATTAGAATAAATATTGAAGATTTACACAAATATATTTAA